CTGCGGAGCGAGACGCTCCGCGGTCGGCGTCCCTCCGAGGGAGGTCGGGGCAGGGGAATACCCCTATCCTCGGCGGCACCGCTGCCAGAGGCACACGGCCCGCCGCGAGATGGTCTGGCTCCGGCACCGGGGTGCGATCCCCCGGCGCAAATTGTCGGGAGCGCTGTTCGCCCGGCGTCTTAGCAGTTGATAAAACGCTATGCTTTTTGGAACGGTACGAACTTGGCATGATGCGGGAACGTGCAGAACCCATCCCTGGCCCCTCTACAGAGTATCTCAAGGAGCTGTGTGCACGCACGGGCGTTACAGTCATCGCTGGAACAGCGGAGGTTGCTGGCGAGCACTTGTATAATACCGCCGTCATGGTAGGCCCCTCAGGGTTTCTGGGCAAGTATCGCAAGACTCATCTCTGGCCACCGGAGCCGGCGGTTTTCCGGGCTGGTACTGAGCTCCCAGTATTCTCCACATCACTTTGTACCATTGGAATCGGCATCTGCTATGACATGGAGTTCCCCGAGACCGCTAGAGCGCTCGCCCTCAAGGGTGCCGACGTCATATTCTACCCTTCTGCCGATATGAGCCCGTATGAGGATAAACACGACCTGTACACTAGGGCAAGGGCCCAGGAAAACGGGGTTTACGTCGTAAACGCGAACCCCGTGGGACACGCGGGGGAAAACACCTTCTTCGGCGGTAGTCAAATTGTGGCGCCTTCCGGGGAAGTGCTGGGAAGAGCAGGTCCCTCCAAGGCATTCCTCATCGTCGACATAGACCTCTCGCGGGTGGCAGAAGAACGGGAGGCCATGGGATATCTAGGCAACAGGCGCCCCCTATCGCTCTACTTTGGCAATGGCGGTTAGGAAGCATCCCACCCCG
Above is a genomic segment from Bacillota bacterium containing:
- a CDS encoding carbon-nitrogen hydrolase family protein; the protein is MRERAEPIPGPSTEYLKELCARTGVTVIAGTAEVAGEHLYNTAVMVGPSGFLGKYRKTHLWPPEPAVFRAGTELPVFSTSLCTIGIGICYDMEFPETARALALKGADVIFYPSADMSPYEDKHDLYTRARAQENGVYVVNANPVGHAGENTFFGGSQIVAPSGEVLGRAGPSKAFLIVDIDLSRVAEEREAMGYLGNRRPLSLYFGNGG